A segment of the Nasonia vitripennis strain AsymCx chromosome 2, Nvit_psr_1.1, whole genome shotgun sequence genome:
TTCTGTTTGCATTGCGATTTTTCGATAGCTAATTTATTACGtgaattatatttattctaCAGATCCAGATCTGGAGAAACGAGTATGCCAAGTTTTTCCAGCTTCTCCTTTCACCTCTATGCTGGTCTAGATAAGTGGTTAATGCATTCTCTCTAGTCTCTAGCCAATGCATGTTAGTGAGCCTATTTCTGTATGACATCATGATTTGATGTGGGTACAGAGCAACACCGAGActtgtacatattttatcATGAGAAGATAAAAAGACTGCGCTTTGCATTTACTGCTGGAAATAGTGCATTTTCTATGCACTACTCGCGTAATAGACAAAATTTAGTCTATAAAAACAATCAACGTAAGTATCTTCAGACTTATGATTTTTCTGGTTCAGTTAGGTCAATTTTGATTGAGTATTTAATAACCCACTTGTGTACATACTGTTATCAGCTCATTATTCTTcattaaatgtttttattatcattgttAGCTGTAGTCATTCCAGAGATAACAGCTTTTGTATAACCTCTTAAAGGTTGGAAATGATACGTTTTACTttttgtattgaaaaaattcaattaattgagtttttattattatattgtatattgTTGGCTAAAAAATGTGTATAATTTTCTTTGCAGATGCATATGGCATATTGGTTTGGCACTGaactacaaaattttttattctatGGATACAATATAGTGACAACATGGGGTCTGCTTTCCACGTGTTTAGGCTTGTCAGCTTTGGCAATATTATATGAAGTTATGAAATTGTCACAAGTCAAACTCAGAGAACTAGCCAAGGAGAATAATCAAGTACCAAATCCAGTGCAAAATACAGACAGTTCTTCCTTGATATCAAGAGTATCCGAGAGATCAGCTGGAGTTATAAATTCGTTTAAATGGTACTAATAATCATACTCAGATATTATAAATGTCATGTTTTACACTTCTAactaaaatgtatttttcagTCACATATGGGCAAAATGGTTTATAGAAGTCTTTCACTGGTCTGCTCATGTTACCTTAGGATATTTTCTTATGCTTACCGTAATGACATTTAATGGGTACATAAGTATTGCTCTAGTATTGGGCAGCGGTATAGGCTATTACATATTTGGACCTATATTGCTTCAATCAAACATGAGAAAGCTTCAAAGACGACGTAGACTGGTGGTAAAATGCAATCCAGAATGTGCAGGTACGTAACCCAATAGAAGATGTGCACTACAAAAACTCAAAAGTTTAGTCATGAAgaacaaatttaatattttaataataaatctttGATATTTACAGATGCAATAATAAGCAATGAGAGGAGAGAATCAACAATGTCAATAGTTTCAGAGCATTTAGAAACAGAAGTAAACGTTGATGTGGAAATTCATGGTTAAAGTAAAACAAGTTAAAATGCTGATGGCAAATTTTGAGGCTTgtgatatttttacaattgttGATCAAATTCAAGAAGAGTTGACAATATTAAAGTCATTTATTGGTTGTTAAGTAATTTTAAGACTATAGATATGTAATAtaagatacatttttatacatataga
Coding sequences within it:
- the LOC100118494 gene encoding probable low affinity copper uptake protein 2, yielding MHMAYWFGTELQNFLFYGYNIVTTWGLLSTCLGLSALAILYEVMKLSQVKLRELAKENNQVPNPVQNTDSSSLISRVSERSAGVINSFKCHIWAKWFIEVFHWSAHVTLGYFLMLTVMTFNGYISIALVLGSGIGYYIFGPILLQSNMRKLQRRRRLVVKCNPECADAIISNERRESTMSIVSEHLETEVNVDVEIHG